The Arvicanthis niloticus isolate mArvNil1 chromosome 2, mArvNil1.pat.X, whole genome shotgun sequence genome includes a window with the following:
- the Dido1 gene encoding death-inducer obliterator 1 isoform X2 produces the protein MDDKGHLSNEEAPKVIKPTSKEFRKTWGFRRTTIAKREGAGDTEVDPSEQQPQQHSLSLRRSGRQPKRTERVEEFLTTVRRRGRKNVPVSLEDCSEPTSSTVTDVETASEGSVESSSEIRSGSAPASLGKEHPVSSEKAKGGEEEEDTSDSDSDGLTLKELQNRLRRKREQEPVERSLRGIQNRLRKKRREEDPAETGSVQIGSAEEDIPLCKQEPEASQGPVSQSEKDDGENQLEGKATQGSKEESPRDVGKPKPECEVYDPNALYCICRQPHNNRFMICCDRCEEWFHGDCVGISEARGRLLERNGEDYICPNCTILQVQDETSGSAADELDAGCRPVNADGTDCTSIGTVEQKSGEDQGIKGRIEKAANPSGKKKLKIFQPVVEAPGAAKCIGPGCCSVAQPDSVYCSNDCILKHAAATMRFLSSGKEQKTKPKEKVKTKPEKFSLPKCSVQAGIKISSVHKRLASEKRENPVKKVVLASRSETSGKEATCESSTPSWASDHNYNAVKPEKPEKPEKPEKPTALSATLLSKCTYHQKAGSPGSSQHLGGCPGLSRTSVLGALGQMVTSSSLPARNRCQDASGPQVFLRSLWSVSGCFLKSCVGLMWEAISVFQF, from the exons ATGGATGATAAAGGGCACCTGAGCAATGAGGAAGCACCCAAGGTTATCAAACCCACCAGTAAAGAGTTCAGGAAAACCTGGGGCTTTCGAAGAACCACGATTGCCAAACGTGAGGGTGCAGGAGACACCGAGGTGGACCCCAGTGAGCAGCAACCACAACAGCATAGCCTCTCCCTGCGCCGCAGTGGACGGCAGCCAAAGCGCACTGAGAGGGTAGAAGAGTTTCTTACCACGGTTCGGCGCCGAGggaggaagaatgtccctgtgtccCTGGAGGATTGCAGTGAACCCACATCTTCCACTGTCACTGATGTGGAGACAGCTTCTGAGGGGAGCGTTGAAAGCAGTTCTGAGATCAGAAGTGGCTCTGCACCTGCCTCCTTAGGGAAAGAACATCCTGTCTCTTCTGAAAAGGCGAAaggaggtgaggaggaagaagacacctCTGACAGTGACAGTGATGGCCTTACATTGAAGGAACTTCAGAACCGCCTTCGAAGAAAACGAGAACAAGAGCCCGTGGAGAGGTCCCTGAGAGGCATTCAGAATCGCCTACGGAAGAAGCGCCGAGAAGAAGATCCTGCCGAAACTGGGAGTGTCCAAATAGGCAGTGCTGAGGAAGACATACCACTCTGTAAGCAGGAGCCTGAGGCTAGTCAGGGACCAGTGTCCCAGTCAGAGAAAGATGACGGAGAAAATCAGTTGGAAGGGAAAGCGACTCAGGGAAGTAAAGAGGAAAGCCCCAGGGATGTGGGCAAGCCAAAGCCTGAGTGTGAGGTTTACGACCCCAATGCCCTGTACTGCATCTGCCGCCAGCCTCACAACAACAG GTTTATGATCTGCTGTGATCGGTGTGAGGAGTGGTTCCATGGTGACTGTGTGGGTATTTCTGAAGCCCGAGGGCGGCTCCTGGAAAGGAATGGGGAAGACTACATCTGCCCAAATTGCACCATTTTGCAAGTGCAGGATGAGACGAGCGGCAGTGCCGCTGATGAGCTGGACGCTGGGTGCAGACCTGTGAATGCTGACGGCACAGACTGCACAAGCATAGGGACAGTAGAGCAGAAGTCCGGAGAAGACCAGGGCATAAAGGGTAGGATTGAGAAGGCGGCAAACCCCAGCGGCAAGAAAAAACTCAAGATATTCCAGCCT GTCGTAGAGGCTCCTGGTGCTGCTAAGTGCATTGGCCCTGGGTGTTGCAGTGTAGCGCAGCCTGACTCGGTATACTGCAGTAATGATTGCATTCTCAAACACGCTGCAGCTACCATGAGATTTCTAAGTTCAGgtaaagaacaaaaaacaaaacccaaggaaaAGGTCAAGACGAAGCCCGAAAAGTTCAGTCTTCCAAAATGCAGTGTTCAG GCAGGGATTAAAATCTCTTCTGTGCACAAGAGACTAGcatcagagaaaagggaaaaccCAGTGAAGAAAGTGGTGCTGGCTTCCAGGAGTGAGACTTCCGGGAAGGAGGCAACTTGTGAGAGCAGCACACCATCCTGGGCAAGTGACCACAACTACAACGCTGTGAAGccagagaagccagagaagccagagaagccagagaagcCCACTGCACTCTCAGCCACCCTATTGAGTAAATGTACGTATCACCAGAAGGCTGGCTCCCCAGGCTCCTCCCAGCATCTGGGTGGCTGCCCGGGGCTGTCTAGGACCAGCGTCCTGGGTGCTCTGGGGCAGATGGTAACCAGCAGCTCACTGCCAGCCAGAAACAGATGCCAAGATGCCTCTGGACCCCAGGTGTTCCTGCGTAGCCTGTGGAGCGTCTCTGGGTGTTTCCTAAAGAGCTGTGTAGGCCTCATGTGGGAGGCAATTTCTGTATTTCAGTTTTAG